From one Variovorax sp. PBL-H6 genomic stretch:
- a CDS encoding polysaccharide deacetylase family protein, translated as MEHSLDIHAGGTETAAPADFRWPGGKRIAVFLRVSFEWWSDGKWPGIGPMGNPLRQGFPDLNAMSWAEYGHRRGIFRILDVLERQQVRATFNVSGILAEHYPQVIRRIADAGHEVVSHSYTMDVIPVYLDEQEERANIVRTTDLIAQATGRRPRGWISPRSTPSVRTPRLLLEAGYDWHGDTLNDDLPYVVRYGDRSIVAFPNNTEVNDLPHYMRYGNSPREMLTLFEDWLESAREFETGAVRIDPAIHAHVSGRPLAMAAYERIIRLAKAAPDVWMGTRAEGVDHLRSVLAQA; from the coding sequence ATGGAGCATTCCCTGGACATCCACGCTGGCGGCACGGAAACCGCGGCGCCGGCCGATTTCCGCTGGCCTGGCGGCAAGCGCATTGCGGTGTTCCTGCGCGTTTCTTTCGAATGGTGGTCCGACGGCAAGTGGCCAGGCATCGGGCCCATGGGCAATCCGCTTCGCCAGGGATTCCCGGACCTCAACGCCATGAGCTGGGCCGAGTACGGCCATCGCCGCGGCATCTTCCGCATCCTCGATGTGCTGGAGCGGCAGCAAGTGCGGGCCACCTTCAACGTGAGCGGCATCCTGGCGGAGCATTACCCGCAGGTCATTCGCCGCATTGCGGACGCCGGCCACGAGGTGGTCTCCCATTCGTACACGATGGACGTGATCCCCGTCTATCTCGACGAGCAGGAGGAGCGCGCCAACATCGTGCGTACCACCGACCTGATCGCACAGGCCACCGGCCGGCGTCCCCGCGGCTGGATCAGCCCACGCAGCACGCCCAGCGTGCGCACGCCCCGCCTGCTGCTGGAGGCCGGCTATGACTGGCACGGCGACACGCTGAACGACGACCTGCCCTATGTGGTGCGCTACGGCGATCGTTCCATCGTCGCCTTCCCCAACAACACCGAGGTGAACGACCTCCCGCACTACATGCGTTACGGCAACTCGCCGCGCGAGATGCTCACGCTGTTCGAGGACTGGCTCGAGTCCGCACGCGAGTTCGAGACCGGTGCCGTGCGCATCGATCCCGCCATCCACGCGCACGTGTCCGGCCGCCCCCTGGCCATGGCGGCCTACGAAAGAATCATCCGTCTCGCCAAGGCCGCGCCCGATGTCTGGATGGGCACGCGCGCCGAGGGTGTCGACCACCTGCGATCGGTGCTGGCACAGGCATGA
- a CDS encoding beta-propeller fold lactonase family protein, which yields MDEPVAATPPGEPVGLSAPDAPVVVSAAPVLADAPVIVSAATVLPAPLVVVPNAPVLPVPPAVPSAPVLPPSTYKVGGTVSGLVGTGLVLQNNAGDDLVISADGSFTFTTAIAAGASYAVTVKSQPRIATKVCTVSGGSGTIAAANVSDVAVTCAVPTTRFAYSVDYGADKLYAFNVDPATGALSAMAVATADTGPTPISVAVDPTGRFAYVSNYGGASVSGYALDAGSGALTPMATPTVATQSLPIAITVDPTGRFLFVANNGAGTVSSYAIDPVTGALSLIGAPVATGRSPYYVAVDPTGRFAYVPNWLDNTVSSFTIDQASGALTEMPGPRVATGSYPISMKVDPSGRFAYVANYMSNNISAYAIDSTTGALTAMGGPNAPTGLRPVATAVDPSGKFAYTVNYSSHTVSSFAIDSASGMLSAGPTAATGQYPVNLTVDPTGRYAYVANYGDGTVSAYTIDAASGAMRPAGAATPAGSYPYSIALSR from the coding sequence ATGGATGAGCCCGTCGCCGCCACGCCGCCCGGTGAGCCTGTCGGGCTATCAGCGCCCGACGCACCGGTCGTCGTATCGGCTGCGCCGGTGCTGGCCGACGCACCGGTCATCGTGTCAGCTGCGACGGTGCTGCCCGCCCCGCTGGTGGTCGTGCCGAATGCGCCGGTGTTGCCGGTCCCGCCGGCGGTGCCGAGTGCGCCGGTGCTGCCTCCCTCGACCTACAAGGTAGGCGGGACCGTCTCCGGCTTGGTCGGCACGGGCCTGGTGCTGCAGAACAATGCCGGGGACGACCTGGTCATCTCGGCCGATGGCAGCTTCACCTTCACCACCGCGATAGCCGCTGGCGCGAGCTACGCGGTGACCGTGAAGTCGCAGCCCCGGATCGCAACCAAGGTCTGCACCGTGAGCGGCGGCAGCGGCACGATCGCCGCCGCAAACGTGAGCGACGTGGCCGTGACCTGCGCCGTTCCCACGACCCGGTTCGCCTATTCGGTCGACTACGGTGCGGACAAGTTGTACGCCTTCAACGTGGACCCAGCGACCGGTGCCCTCAGCGCCATGGCTGTCGCGACAGCGGACACCGGTCCCACACCTATCTCGGTGGCGGTCGACCCGACCGGCCGCTTCGCCTATGTGTCGAACTACGGCGGGGCCAGCGTGTCGGGCTATGCGCTCGACGCAGGCTCCGGCGCGCTGACCCCGATGGCCACACCGACGGTGGCGACGCAAAGCCTGCCTATCGCGATCACGGTGGACCCCACGGGTCGTTTCCTCTTCGTGGCGAACAATGGCGCCGGCACAGTTTCCTCGTACGCCATCGATCCGGTCACCGGCGCATTGAGTCTGATCGGTGCTCCGGTGGCCACCGGACGGTCTCCGTATTACGTGGCCGTTGACCCCACCGGGCGGTTCGCCTATGTCCCGAACTGGCTCGACAACACGGTCTCCTCATTCACTATCGATCAGGCGTCTGGCGCCCTGACCGAGATGCCAGGTCCCCGGGTGGCCACCGGTTCCTATCCGATTTCGATGAAGGTCGACCCGTCCGGGCGTTTCGCCTACGTGGCCAACTACATGTCGAACAATATTTCTGCCTACGCCATTGACTCGACAACAGGTGCACTCACCGCCATGGGCGGGCCGAATGCACCGACGGGGCTCAGGCCGGTTGCGACCGCGGTGGATCCGTCGGGCAAGTTCGCCTACACGGTGAACTACTCGTCTCACACGGTCTCCAGTTTCGCCATCGACAGTGCGTCCGGCATGCTGAGCGCAGGTCCAACGGCCGCGACGGGGCAGTACCCTGTGAACTTGACCGTGGATCCAACGGGTCGCTATGCATACGTCGCCAACTATGGAGACGGCACCGTCAGCGCCTACACGATCGACGCGGCATCAGGCGCGATGAGACCGGCCGGCGCTGCGACGCCTGCTGGCAGCTATCCCTACAGCATTGCGCTGTCACGGTAG
- a CDS encoding Y-family DNA polymerase yields MLWAALLPDNLPDDPQPRTEALDGLATWCLQFTPRVAVLEALQPCPAVVMEVEQSLRLFGGKRRLVERVREECPDLGVRQLSWAPTSLAALAVARAGLSNGFAKPLAQLLDALPLETLTQVAAHQATLARLGCRTLGQVRALPRGGLSRRFDAQLLATLDQAYGLRPETYSWAQLPETFRAKLELMARVEHAPAMLFGARRLMLQMAGWLMARRSGVTAFTLRWCHDAMRAKSAGDGGELTVRTAQATRDTEHLMRLLAEHLGKVELLAPVGDLALQATEVHSLEEKSLSMLPEARQSGESLALVLERIAARLGPDRVLRPVILEDHRLEWMCRWRPAPEPAPRAKCRTVDVPQPTFILPKPLRLATQHNRPMYQGVLQLLAGPHRVEGGWWDRTVEEGDCKDCKHEGEGPQETTRHASRDYWVAVSEHAGVLWIFQMRLAQDETAWFLHGTFA; encoded by the coding sequence ATGCTGTGGGCAGCCCTTCTTCCCGACAACCTGCCGGACGACCCGCAGCCGCGCACTGAGGCGCTCGATGGCCTCGCGACGTGGTGCCTGCAGTTCACGCCCCGCGTCGCGGTCCTCGAAGCGCTTCAGCCGTGCCCGGCGGTGGTGATGGAAGTCGAACAGAGCCTGCGCCTCTTCGGCGGCAAGCGCCGCCTGGTCGAGCGCGTGCGCGAGGAATGCCCCGACCTCGGCGTGCGGCAGCTGAGCTGGGCGCCGACCAGCCTCGCCGCACTCGCGGTGGCGCGGGCCGGGCTGTCGAACGGCTTCGCGAAGCCGCTCGCGCAGTTGCTCGATGCGCTGCCGCTCGAAACCCTGACGCAGGTCGCCGCGCATCAGGCGACGCTGGCGCGCCTGGGCTGCCGCACGCTCGGCCAGGTGCGGGCCTTGCCGCGCGGCGGGCTCTCCCGCCGCTTCGACGCGCAGCTGCTCGCCACGCTCGACCAGGCCTACGGACTGCGGCCCGAGACCTACTCCTGGGCCCAGCTGCCGGAAACCTTCCGCGCCAAGCTCGAGCTGATGGCGCGCGTCGAGCACGCACCGGCGATGCTCTTCGGCGCGCGCCGGCTGATGCTGCAGATGGCTGGCTGGCTCATGGCGCGGCGCTCGGGCGTGACGGCGTTCACCTTGCGCTGGTGCCACGACGCCATGCGCGCCAAGAGCGCGGGCGACGGAGGCGAGCTCACCGTCCGCACCGCGCAGGCCACGCGCGACACCGAACACCTGATGCGGCTGCTGGCCGAGCACCTGGGCAAGGTCGAGCTGCTCGCGCCGGTGGGCGACCTGGCGCTGCAGGCGACCGAAGTGCACTCGCTCGAGGAAAAGAGCCTCTCGATGCTGCCCGAGGCGCGGCAGTCGGGCGAGAGCCTCGCGCTGGTGCTCGAGCGCATCGCGGCGCGGCTCGGGCCCGACCGCGTGCTGCGCCCCGTCATCCTTGAAGACCACCGCCTGGAGTGGATGTGCCGCTGGCGCCCCGCGCCCGAGCCCGCGCCGCGCGCGAAGTGCCGCACGGTCGACGTGCCGCAGCCGACCTTCATCCTGCCGAAGCCGCTGCGGCTCGCAACCCAGCACAACCGGCCGATGTACCAGGGCGTGCTGCAGCTGCTGGCCGGTCCGCATCGCGTCGAGGGTGGCTGGTGGGACCGCACGGTGGAGGAGGGCGACTGCAAGGATTGCAAGCACGAGGGCGAAGGTCCGCAAGAGACGACGCGCCACGCCAGCCGCGACTACTGGGTGGCGGTGAGCGAGCATGCCGGCGTGCTGTGGATCTTTCAGATGCGGCTCGCGCAGGACGAGACGGCGTGGTTCCTGCACGGCACCTTCGCCTGA
- a CDS encoding error-prone DNA polymerase: MELPDYAELRCVSNFSFLRGASQPHELVERAKQLGYTALALTDECSLAGVVRAHVAAKDHGLKLLIGSQFLVEVDEQVDPDAAPFTLTVLACDLAGYGNLSAFITQLRRSSAKGSYRLTLAQVHGAELAGCVVLASPKRMATAAQLGWLGSWLLREFLGRCWFAVEKLRLLDDEMWLHRLGEISAATEIPLVAAGDVHFHVRSRKPLQDVMTATRLGKPLTDCGLALQPNAERHLRTRLRLAQTYAPELLAETLKVAARCSFSLDELRYQYPDEVVPAGETPAGYLRRITYEGAGRRWPDGIPAKVQAQVEHELALIAELKYEHYFLTVADIVMFARSRHILCQGRGSAANSVVCYCTGVTEVDPGRMSVLFERFISKERNEPPDIDIDFEHERREEVLQYLYAKYGRERAAITGVVISYRPKSAIRDVGKALGMSLETVDAIAKGHQWWDGRAVRPERLQEVGLAVGSLQVQQLLRLTEQLIGFPRHLSQHTGGFVLTKGPLCRMVPIENASMPDRTVIEWDKDDLDALGLLKVDCLALGMLTAIRKALDFIGLRKGCVFGMQDIPAEDSATYDMVCKADTVGVFQIESRAQMSMLPRLKPRCFYDLVIEVAIVRPGPIQGGMVHPYLNRRQGKEPVVYPSEALKEALGRTLGVPVFQEQVMQISILAAGFTPGEADGLRRAMAAWKRKGGLEHYYSRIVDGMTARGYDEGFAKAIFEQIKGFSEYGFPESHAASFALLVYASCWIKCHHPAEFLAAMLNSQPLGFYSPSQLVQDARRHGVEVRSVDVMYSDVDCTLEDLAHEPAVRLGLRMIGGLQSASAGRIVEARAQQVFDSTEDLALRARLELHEMKLLAAADALASLSGHRRQQVWEAAGLRAAPGLLREVPVDEAFLELDAAPEGEEIVFDYASTGLTLRRHPLALLRERLALRGLMTARDLDEIENGAHVSHCGIVTLRQQPETAKGTIFVSLEDETGVVQAIVWKSLRDVQRRELLAARLLAVHGTWQREGAVKNLVAARLEDLTPLLGRLASTTVSRDFR, from the coding sequence ATGGAACTGCCCGACTATGCCGAGCTGCGGTGCGTGAGCAACTTCAGCTTTCTGCGCGGCGCGAGCCAGCCGCATGAGCTCGTCGAGCGTGCGAAGCAGCTGGGCTACACCGCGCTCGCGCTCACGGACGAATGCAGCCTGGCGGGAGTGGTGCGCGCGCACGTGGCGGCGAAGGACCACGGCCTCAAGCTGCTGATCGGCAGCCAGTTCCTGGTCGAGGTCGATGAACAGGTCGATCCCGATGCGGCGCCCTTCACGCTCACCGTCCTGGCCTGCGACCTGGCGGGCTACGGCAACCTCTCGGCCTTCATCACCCAGCTGCGCCGCAGTTCGGCGAAGGGCAGCTACAGGCTGACGCTCGCACAAGTTCACGGGGCCGAACTCGCCGGCTGCGTGGTGCTGGCCTCGCCGAAGCGCATGGCAACGGCCGCACAGCTGGGCTGGCTCGGCAGCTGGCTGCTGCGCGAGTTCCTCGGGCGCTGCTGGTTCGCGGTCGAGAAGCTGCGCCTGCTCGATGACGAGATGTGGCTGCATCGCCTGGGCGAGATCAGCGCGGCCACGGAGATTCCGCTCGTCGCGGCGGGCGACGTGCATTTCCATGTGCGCTCGCGCAAGCCGCTCCAGGACGTGATGACTGCGACGCGCCTGGGCAAGCCCTTGACCGACTGCGGGCTCGCGCTGCAGCCCAACGCGGAACGGCATCTGCGCACGCGGCTGCGGCTGGCGCAGACCTACGCGCCCGAACTGCTCGCGGAAACGCTCAAGGTGGCGGCGCGCTGCAGCTTCAGCCTCGACGAGCTGCGCTACCAGTACCCCGACGAGGTGGTGCCCGCAGGCGAGACGCCGGCCGGGTACCTGCGCCGCATCACGTACGAGGGGGCAGGGCGCCGCTGGCCCGACGGCATTCCGGCCAAGGTCCAGGCACAGGTCGAGCATGAGCTCGCGCTCATCGCGGAGCTCAAGTACGAGCACTACTTCCTCACCGTCGCCGACATCGTGATGTTCGCGCGCTCGCGCCACATCCTCTGCCAGGGCCGCGGGAGCGCCGCGAACAGCGTGGTCTGCTACTGCACGGGCGTGACCGAAGTCGACCCGGGCCGCATGAGCGTGCTGTTCGAGCGCTTCATCTCGAAAGAGCGCAACGAGCCGCCGGACATCGACATCGACTTCGAGCACGAGCGGCGCGAGGAGGTGCTGCAGTACCTCTATGCCAAGTACGGTCGCGAGCGCGCCGCCATCACCGGCGTGGTGATCAGCTACCGCCCGAAGAGCGCGATCCGCGACGTGGGCAAGGCGCTCGGCATGTCGCTCGAGACGGTGGACGCCATTGCCAAGGGGCACCAGTGGTGGGACGGGCGCGCGGTGCGGCCGGAGCGGCTGCAGGAGGTGGGCCTCGCGGTCGGTTCGCTGCAGGTGCAGCAGCTGCTGCGCCTCACCGAGCAGCTCATCGGCTTTCCGCGGCACCTGAGCCAGCACACCGGCGGCTTCGTGCTCACCAAGGGGCCGCTGTGCCGCATGGTGCCGATCGAGAACGCCTCCATGCCCGACCGCACCGTGATCGAGTGGGACAAGGACGACCTCGACGCGCTCGGCCTGCTGAAGGTGGACTGCCTCGCGCTCGGCATGCTGACCGCGATCCGCAAGGCGCTCGATTTCATCGGCCTGCGCAAGGGCTGCGTGTTCGGCATGCAGGACATTCCCGCGGAAGACAGCGCCACCTACGACATGGTCTGCAAGGCCGACACCGTCGGCGTGTTCCAGATCGAGAGCCGCGCGCAGATGAGCATGCTGCCGCGCCTCAAGCCGCGCTGCTTCTATGACCTGGTGATCGAGGTCGCCATCGTGCGGCCGGGGCCCATACAGGGCGGCATGGTGCACCCGTACCTCAACCGGCGCCAGGGAAAGGAGCCGGTCGTCTATCCGAGCGAGGCGCTCAAGGAGGCGCTCGGCCGCACGCTGGGCGTGCCGGTGTTCCAGGAGCAGGTGATGCAGATCTCGATCCTGGCGGCGGGCTTCACGCCGGGCGAAGCCGACGGCCTTCGGCGCGCGATGGCGGCCTGGAAGCGCAAGGGCGGGCTGGAGCACTACTACTCCAGGATCGTCGACGGCATGACCGCGCGGGGCTACGACGAGGGCTTCGCCAAGGCCATCTTCGAGCAGATCAAGGGGTTCAGCGAGTACGGGTTTCCCGAAAGCCACGCCGCATCGTTCGCGCTGCTGGTCTATGCGAGCTGCTGGATCAAGTGCCATCACCCGGCGGAGTTCCTGGCGGCCATGCTCAACTCGCAGCCGCTCGGGTTCTATTCACCGTCGCAGCTCGTGCAGGACGCGCGGCGCCACGGCGTCGAGGTGCGGTCGGTCGATGTCATGTACAGCGATGTGGACTGCACGCTGGAAGATCTCGCACACGAACCGGCCGTGCGGCTCGGCCTGCGCATGATCGGCGGGCTCCAGTCGGCTTCGGCGGGGCGCATCGTCGAGGCGCGCGCGCAGCAGGTGTTCGACAGCACGGAGGACCTGGCACTGCGCGCCAGGCTGGAACTCCACGAGATGAAGCTGCTGGCCGCGGCCGATGCGCTCGCGAGCCTGTCAGGGCACCGGCGCCAGCAGGTCTGGGAGGCGGCGGGGCTTCGTGCGGCGCCCGGCTTGCTGCGCGAAGTGCCGGTGGACGAGGCGTTTCTGGAACTCGACGCTGCGCCCGAGGGCGAGGAGATCGTGTTCGACTATGCGTCCACCGGGCTCACCTTGCGCCGGCATCCGCTCGCGCTGCTGCGCGAGCGCCTGGCGCTGCGCGGCCTGATGACGGCGCGGGACCTCGACGAGATCGAGAACGGCGCACACGTGAGCCACTGCGGCATCGTGACGCTGAGGCAGCAGCCGGAGACCGCGAAGGGGACGATCTTCGTGTCGCTCGAGGACGAGACGGGCGTCGTGCAGGCGATCGTCTGGAAGAGCCTCAGGGACGTGCAGCGCCGTGAGCTGCTGGCCGCGAGACTGCTGGCGGTGCACGGCACGTGGCAGCGCGAAGGTGCGGTGAAGAACCTCGTCGCGGCGCGGCTGGAGGACCTGACGCCGTTGCTGGGGCGGCTGGCGTCGACGACGGTGAGCCGGGACTTCCGATAG
- a CDS encoding DUF3037 domain-containing protein encodes MEGAYSYSITRYVHDLQTGEFINVGVVVALCHEPRVAAKFTMDYRRVKGAFPGLDVEVFLARMRRLQACFDAIDAARCSELRAREGGSIEALIHSVLPVEDSALHWSPVSTGVCGSLPVLIEVFYRRLIARHELPFRH; translated from the coding sequence ATGGAAGGCGCCTATTCGTACAGCATTACCCGGTACGTGCATGACTTGCAGACGGGGGAGTTCATCAATGTGGGGGTTGTCGTGGCTCTGTGCCACGAGCCGCGTGTCGCGGCGAAGTTCACGATGGACTATCGGCGCGTGAAGGGTGCGTTTCCTGGGCTGGACGTGGAAGTCTTTCTGGCGCGCATGCGGCGTTTGCAGGCGTGCTTCGATGCGATCGATGCGGCACGATGCTCCGAGTTGCGCGCCCGCGAAGGTGGGTCCATCGAAGCGCTTATCCATTCGGTGCTGCCGGTTGAAGACAGCGCGCTCCACTGGTCTCCTGTCAGTACTGGTGTCTGTGGGTCTCTACCTGTGTTAATCGAGGTGTTCTATCGGCGGCTCATCGCCAGGCATGAATTGCCGTTCAGGCATTGA
- a CDS encoding SDR family oxidoreductase, with protein MKLGLEGRTALVCASSDGLGKACALSLAREGCTVIINGRDADRLQTAAEQIRGETDAKVTPVQADLNTVEGREALCRTAQGASILVNNNAGPAPGNFQDFEREDWEHALEANFYAPLFMIKAMLPGMRARRFGRIVNITSARVKSPTPTMTLSTAPRAGVTALVRALALDIAVDNVTINNLLPERFATQRQVEMAERISKEQGIDRESAMKVIAETIAAKRLGRPEEFGDTCAFLCSVQAGYISGQNLQLDGGSYRGLI; from the coding sequence ATGAAGCTCGGGCTCGAAGGCCGCACGGCCCTGGTTTGCGCCTCGTCCGATGGCCTGGGCAAGGCCTGCGCGCTTTCGCTGGCGCGCGAGGGCTGCACGGTGATCATCAACGGCCGCGACGCCGATCGCCTGCAAACGGCGGCCGAGCAGATCCGAGGCGAGACCGACGCGAAGGTCACGCCGGTACAGGCCGACCTCAACACGGTGGAAGGCCGCGAGGCACTCTGCCGCACGGCACAGGGCGCCAGCATCCTCGTGAACAACAACGCGGGGCCCGCTCCTGGCAACTTCCAGGATTTCGAGCGCGAGGACTGGGAGCACGCTCTGGAGGCGAACTTCTACGCGCCCCTGTTCATGATCAAGGCGATGCTTCCCGGCATGCGCGCGCGCAGGTTCGGGCGAATCGTCAACATCACCTCGGCGCGCGTGAAATCGCCCACGCCGACGATGACGCTCTCGACCGCGCCGCGCGCGGGCGTGACGGCCCTGGTGCGCGCGCTCGCGCTCGACATCGCGGTGGACAACGTGACCATCAACAACCTGCTGCCCGAGCGCTTCGCGACACAGCGACAGGTCGAGATGGCCGAGCGCATCTCGAAAGAGCAGGGCATCGACCGCGAGAGCGCAATGAAGGTGATTGCCGAGACCATCGCTGCAAAGCGCCTCGGCCGGCCCGAGGAATTCGGCGACACCTGTGCCTTTCTCTGCAGCGTGCAGGCGGGCTACATCTCGGGCCAGAACCTGCAGCTCGATGGCGGCTCGTACCGCGGCCTGATCTAA
- the imuA gene encoding translesion DNA synthesis-associated protein ImuA, whose translation MAIPLSWADGDQALSAPQRSPPPEAPRPRLVLPHAIESAVWRGDALGTPVTSTVSTGFAPLDAELPGGGWPCQSLTEVLQVQPSVLEWRLLAPAMRALVGQGKQIVVIGPPKAPHLPGLHHLGLDERHLVWIAADKPVERLWATEQLIKANAAGMLVSWLPQARQEQIRRLQVCAQGCDGPVILCRPAAAEHEASAAPLRLQARFGVDWELRIHLLKRKGPPHEGELTLHSVPGGLDAILTPRLRHPSRLIAARQSRELSHAVGSPSSRQPAGRPAAAH comes from the coding sequence GTGGCCATCCCCCTGTCATGGGCCGATGGCGATCAAGCCTTGTCGGCCCCCCAGCGTTCACCGCCGCCCGAAGCGCCGCGACCGCGCCTCGTGCTGCCGCACGCGATCGAATCCGCGGTCTGGCGCGGCGATGCGCTCGGCACGCCCGTCACGTCGACGGTCAGCACAGGGTTCGCGCCGCTCGACGCCGAACTGCCGGGCGGCGGCTGGCCCTGCCAGTCGCTGACGGAGGTGCTGCAGGTGCAGCCCTCGGTGCTCGAATGGCGGTTGCTCGCGCCCGCGATGCGCGCGCTGGTCGGGCAGGGCAAGCAGATCGTGGTCATCGGCCCGCCGAAGGCACCGCATCTGCCCGGCCTCCATCACCTCGGGCTCGACGAGCGGCACCTGGTCTGGATCGCGGCCGACAAACCGGTCGAGCGCCTGTGGGCAACCGAGCAACTCATCAAGGCCAATGCCGCCGGCATGCTCGTCAGCTGGCTGCCGCAGGCCCGCCAGGAGCAGATCCGGCGGCTGCAGGTCTGTGCCCAGGGCTGCGATGGCCCCGTCATCCTGTGCCGGCCGGCCGCGGCCGAGCACGAGGCCTCGGCCGCGCCGCTGCGTCTGCAGGCGCGCTTCGGGGTCGACTGGGAACTGCGCATCCACCTGCTCAAGCGCAAGGGGCCGCCGCACGAGGGCGAGCTGACACTGCACTCGGTGCCCGGTGGGCTCGATGCCATCCTGACGCCGCGTCTTCGCCACCCGAGCCGCCTGATCGCGGCGCGCCAATCGCGGGAGCTCTCCCATGCTGTGGGCAGCCCTTCTTCCCGACAACCTGCCGGACGACCCGCAGCCGCGCACTGA
- a CDS encoding SOS response-associated peptidase family protein yields MCYSAQIRADYKRFFREFGGVLSIREFAKLYYERQGNPKIKIPKAVDAAFMNPESDEEREIKRLIEAFDTEQAMALEQDLFKQRKRLVDAERKLQVKVTKKAAEDVRIATAKIEWGLGKLADLSRVELEPKDARVFPGRYAPVMIWENGQRVVKPMRYQCRPADKSAKFDALYPGTYNARRDNLSGFWKDIFGLSHGIMVVNAFYEHVKRDGEDVVLEFRPRPQQDMLVACLWSAWSGPGEPDLLSFAAITDDPPEEIAAAGHDRCIVPIKPENVDAWLRPERGNLAAAYAVLEDRERPYYENRLAA; encoded by the coding sequence ATGTGCTACTCAGCCCAGATCCGCGCCGACTACAAGCGCTTCTTCCGCGAGTTCGGCGGTGTCCTGTCGATTCGCGAATTTGCCAAGCTCTACTACGAGCGCCAGGGCAATCCGAAAATCAAGATCCCGAAGGCCGTCGACGCGGCGTTCATGAACCCCGAGTCTGATGAGGAGCGGGAGATCAAGCGCCTGATCGAGGCCTTCGACACCGAGCAGGCGATGGCGCTCGAGCAGGACCTGTTCAAGCAGCGCAAGCGTCTGGTCGATGCCGAACGCAAGCTCCAGGTGAAGGTGACGAAGAAGGCGGCGGAGGATGTGCGGATTGCCACGGCGAAGATCGAGTGGGGCCTCGGCAAGCTCGCGGACCTGAGCCGGGTCGAGCTCGAACCGAAGGATGCGCGCGTGTTTCCGGGCAGGTATGCGCCGGTGATGATCTGGGAGAACGGCCAGCGCGTCGTCAAGCCCATGCGCTACCAGTGCCGGCCCGCCGACAAGTCCGCGAAATTCGACGCGCTGTATCCCGGCACGTACAACGCGCGGCGCGACAACCTGAGCGGGTTCTGGAAGGACATCTTCGGTCTGTCGCACGGGATCATGGTCGTCAATGCCTTCTATGAGCACGTCAAGCGGGACGGCGAGGATGTGGTGCTGGAGTTTCGGCCACGGCCGCAGCAGGACATGCTTGTTGCGTGCCTGTGGTCGGCATGGTCAGGGCCGGGCGAGCCGGACCTGCTCTCGTTCGCGGCGATCACCGATGACCCGCCGGAGGAGATCGCGGCGGCGGGGCACGACCGGTGCATTGTTCCGATCAAGCCGGAGAACGTGGATGCTTGGCTGAGGCCGGAGCGTGGGAACCTGGCTGCTGCGTATGCGGTGCTTGAGGATCGGGAGCGGCCGTACTATGAGAATCGGTTGGCGGCGTAG
- a CDS encoding GntR family transcriptional regulator, producing MASRVPATAGTLSSKVYERLRLDIIHAVLPPGQKLHIAQLCTRYAVGLSPMREALNRLARDGLVTHSEQRGFHVTPVSEVHLDELTKTRGWLNELALRQSIANGDRAWEEQVVLAYHRLSRLPRAEPGTAASDINAPWEEAHRDFHKSLLMACGSSWLLGYCEQLFDAADRYRHLSRLSNVREAVRARDEHKALMEATVERKTEDAVLLLHKHLAVTAELVRGSLAGAPPPAAPRRRERRADSTQRAARRSGG from the coding sequence ATGGCATCACGGGTTCCGGCGACCGCAGGCACGCTTTCTTCGAAGGTGTACGAGCGGCTGCGCCTGGACATCATTCACGCGGTCCTGCCGCCCGGGCAGAAGCTGCACATCGCCCAACTGTGCACCCGCTATGCGGTCGGCTTGAGCCCGATGCGAGAGGCGCTGAACCGGCTTGCGCGCGACGGGCTGGTCACGCACAGCGAGCAGCGCGGCTTCCACGTGACTCCCGTCAGCGAGGTGCACCTGGACGAGCTCACCAAGACGCGCGGCTGGCTCAACGAATTGGCCTTGCGCCAATCGATCGCGAACGGCGATCGCGCCTGGGAGGAGCAGGTGGTGCTGGCGTACCACCGCCTCTCGAGGCTCCCGCGGGCCGAGCCGGGCACCGCCGCGTCGGACATCAACGCGCCGTGGGAAGAAGCGCACCGCGACTTCCACAAGAGCCTGCTCATGGCCTGCGGCTCCAGCTGGCTGCTGGGCTACTGCGAACAGCTCTTCGATGCCGCCGACCGCTACCGGCATCTCAGCCGGCTGTCCAACGTGCGCGAAGCCGTGCGCGCGCGTGACGAGCACAAGGCCCTCATGGAAGCCACGGTCGAGCGCAAGACCGAGGACGCGGTGCTGCTGCTGCACAAGCATCTGGCGGTCACGGCGGAGTTGGTACGCGGCAGCCTTGCCGGAGCGCCACCGCCTGCGGCACCTCGCCGTCGGGAACGACGCGCCGACTCCACGCAACGGGCTGCGCGCAGGTCGGGTGGCTGA